In Leifsonia sp. AK011, the genomic stretch TGCTAGTTTGTTGTGAATCCCGCCACCTACGAAAGGTCCGACGCGATGTCCGCACGCCGAACCACAGCACGTTTCTCACTCGCCACCGTCATGATCGCGGCGCTCGCGCTCGGCGGTGCTGCCGCCAGCTCGTCCGCAGTGGGCGAGCCCGATGGCCTCTACTCCGCTACCTCCGACGACGGCGGTAGCAACTTCGTCCAGCTCGACAAGTCGACGGCTGCCGCTACCAACCTCAGCGGCCCGCTCGCGGGTCGCGAGATCCGTTCCGTTGAGGTCGTCAACGGCGTCGGCTACGCCGTCGGGCAGTCCGAGGGTGTCTGGTCGGTCTACACGTGGGACATCGCCTCGGGCGCCATCCTCACGTCGGCGACGCTGACCGCGGCCGGGTTCGAGCCCGGAAGCTTCGAGGTCTTCGCCCTCGACACCACCACCGACGGAACCCTGCTCACCTACTTCCGTGCCGGCAGCGAACTGAACTCCCAGCTCTGGATCGTGTCCGTCGACCCCGTGTCCGGTGTCATCACCCCGCTGGTTGACCTCACCAACGTCGACTCCGATCTCGAGGACCGCAGGATCTTCGAGGGACTCGCCACCAACCCCGTCACGGGTGTCACGTACGCCCTCGCCGACTACGACGATGGCATGCCGGCGTACTCGCCGGTTGACCTCTCCGCGGGAACCGTCGGTGCCTACGAGGCACTCACGGGCATCCAGTCGAGCGTGGGCCCCGGCTACCTCCGCGAGGGCGATTTCGACGCCGAGGGTGTGCTCTGGTTCGTCTACAGCGGCGAGGGCAGCGGCGTCGCGCGCACCAACGGACCGACCGAGGTAGGCACGGAGGCAACCCCACTGGGCGAGCCCGAGATTGAGAGCAAGGCCATCACGATCGGCCAGACGGTCGTCGCCCCGGCTCCTGCCCCCGCACCCGAGCCGCAGCTCGCGGCGACCGGCTTCGACGCCGCTCCGCTCTTCGGCGGCGCTGGCGTGCTCCTGGCAGCAGGTCTCGGCCTGCTCCTGGTTCGCCGTCGCGCGACGGTCTAACAACCACCAGCTCCAGCAGACGCGGCACTCTCGCCTTCGGGCGGGGTGCCGCGTCTGCTATTTTCGGCGAGTATGGACACCTCCGGAAAGCTGACCGTGGTGGTTCCGGTGTTCAACGAGGCTGCGGGCATCCGCCCCACCCTCGAGGCGCTCGCTCGACAGCGTGACAGCGACTTCGACGTTGTCTTCGTCGACAACAACTCCACGGATGACTCGGCCACCGTCATCACGGATTTCGCGGCCGAGCACGGCCTCCCGTGGCGCGTCGTACTCGAGCCCCAGAAGGGCACGGGTGCCGCGGCCGACACGGGGATGCGCGCTGCCATCGCCTTCGGTGCGACCATCCTGGCGCGCACCGACGCCGACTGCATCCCCCGGGAGGACTGGACCGCGGCCATCCGCCGCTCGCTCACTACGGGCGGCCTGCGCCTCGTCGGGGGCGAGCTCGTGCCACGACGCGACGAGGGTCTGCCCTGGACGACCCGTGCCCTCCTGCGTGGCGCTGTGCATCTCGCCGAGGCCTTCGGGCGGGTGCGCAAGGGCAACCGCGACCCCGCCTACCGCGGCCCGTACATGATGGCGGCCGGATGCAACGTGGGCATCACCGCGGAGCTCTACGAGGCGGCCGGCGGCTTCCCGCGCACCGCCATCGAGGATCTCCACGAGGACCGCGCCCTCGTCAACGCCGTGCGCCGCATCACGAGCCGCTACGCACGTCGCTCGGATGTCGTCGTCTACGGGTCCTCCCGGCGGGTGAACGCCTGGGGCCTGAGGAACACCCTGCTCTGGTACAAGGACCACGCCTACAAGCCAGAGCACGTGGACATCCGGTGACGCGCGCAGCCGCCTGGGAGCGTCGGGTGCTCCGCGCAGCGCACCCCGTCGCGGTGCCCGCGTTGAGTGCCTCCCGCCGTCCGGTGCAGCGAGTGCCGCGCCTGGGGGTTCTGGTGCGGGATGCCACGATCCTCCGCTCCGTTCTCATG encodes the following:
- a CDS encoding glycosyltransferase family 2 protein, encoding MDTSGKLTVVVPVFNEAAGIRPTLEALARQRDSDFDVVFVDNNSTDDSATVITDFAAEHGLPWRVVLEPQKGTGAAADTGMRAAIAFGATILARTDADCIPREDWTAAIRRSLTTGGLRLVGGELVPRRDEGLPWTTRALLRGAVHLAEAFGRVRKGNRDPAYRGPYMMAAGCNVGITAELYEAAGGFPRTAIEDLHEDRALVNAVRRITSRYARRSDVVVYGSSRRVNAWGLRNTLLWYKDHAYKPEHVDIR